A region from the Amycolatopsis camponoti genome encodes:
- the trxA gene encoding thioredoxin: MSNTVKVTDATFVDEVLTSEKPVLVDFWATWCGPCKMVAPVLEEIAAENGEKLTIAKIDIDENPNTPRDYQVMSIPTLILFQGGKPVKQIVGAKPKAALLSDLADVL; encoded by the coding sequence ATGTCCAACACCGTGAAGGTGACCGACGCGACGTTCGTCGACGAGGTCCTGACCAGCGAAAAGCCGGTTCTGGTCGACTTCTGGGCCACCTGGTGCGGGCCGTGCAAGATGGTCGCCCCGGTGCTCGAGGAGATCGCGGCCGAGAACGGCGAGAAGCTGACCATCGCCAAGATCGACATCGACGAGAACCCGAACACGCCGCGTGACTACCAGGTGATGTCCATCCCGACGCTGATCCTGTTCCAGGGCGGCAAGCCGGTGAAGCAGATCGTCGGCGCCAAGCCGAAGGCCGCGCTGCTGTCGGATCTCGCCGACGTCCTCTGA
- a CDS encoding N-acetylmuramoyl-L-alanine amidase has protein sequence MRVLRRGDAGPDVAEIRSILAGMDLLPPVTGTDDYDTFDVSVEHAVRAFQQRRGLMTDGIVGPATFQALKGASYHLGSRPLSYMIASPVHGDDVFTLQERLTELGFDAGRPDGYFGAATERALKTFQRDMRLTPDGMCGPATIRELHRLSSPRARGGRPVFLREQEQVRQAGPRLRGKRIVIDPGHGGDDLGAVAGGLREADIAWDLARRLEGRMKATGMEALISRGPNHSPTELERAKFANDAGADLFLSLHSDKNPSPRAQGVASFHFGNGNGTTSTVGELLAGFIQREVAARTGLQDNRTHYKSWDIFTRTRCPAVRVEIGYLTNPDDARKLGDPAFRDIVAEGILIAVKRLYLLGEGDQPTGTFTFADVLAHELAKAE, from the coding sequence ATGCGGGTACTCCGCCGCGGTGACGCCGGTCCGGACGTCGCCGAGATCAGGTCCATCCTGGCCGGGATGGACCTGCTCCCGCCGGTCACCGGTACCGACGACTACGACACGTTCGACGTCTCCGTCGAGCACGCCGTCCGTGCCTTCCAGCAGCGCCGTGGGCTGATGACCGACGGCATCGTGGGTCCGGCGACCTTCCAGGCGCTCAAGGGCGCCAGCTACCACCTGGGCAGCCGCCCGCTGTCGTACATGATCGCGTCCCCGGTGCACGGCGACGACGTCTTCACCCTGCAGGAGCGGCTCACGGAGCTGGGCTTCGACGCCGGCCGCCCGGACGGCTACTTCGGCGCGGCGACCGAGCGCGCGCTCAAGACGTTCCAGCGCGACATGCGCCTGACGCCGGACGGCATGTGCGGCCCCGCGACCATCCGTGAGCTGCACCGCCTCTCCTCGCCGCGGGCCCGGGGCGGGCGCCCCGTGTTCCTGCGCGAGCAGGAGCAGGTGCGCCAGGCCGGTCCCCGGCTGCGCGGCAAGCGCATCGTGATCGACCCCGGCCACGGCGGCGACGACCTCGGCGCGGTCGCCGGCGGTCTCCGCGAGGCCGACATCGCGTGGGACCTCGCGCGCCGCCTGGAAGGCCGGATGAAGGCCACCGGCATGGAGGCGCTGATCTCCCGCGGCCCGAACCACAGCCCCACCGAGCTGGAGCGCGCGAAGTTCGCCAACGACGCGGGCGCGGACCTGTTCCTCTCGCTGCACAGCGACAAGAACCCCTCGCCGCGCGCGCAGGGTGTCGCGAGTTTCCACTTCGGCAACGGCAACGGCACCACGTCGACCGTGGGCGAGCTGCTGGCCGGCTTCATCCAGCGCGAGGTCGCGGCCCGCACGGGCCTGCAGGACAACCGCACGCACTACAAGTCGTGGGACATCTTCACCCGCACCCGCTGCCCGGCGGTCCGGGTCGAGATCGGCTACCTGACGAACCCGGACGACGCCCGCAAGCTCGGCGACCCGGCGTTCCGCGACATCGTCGCCGAGGGCATCCTGATCGCCGTCAAGCGCCTGTACCTGCTCGGCGAAGGCGACCAGCCGACGGGAACGTTCACGTTCGCCGACGTCCTCGCGCACGAGCTGGCCAAGGCCGAATAG
- the trxB gene encoding thioredoxin-disulfide reductase, translating to MAAEDIRNLIIVGSGPAGYTAAVYAARAQLEPLVFEGTQFGGALMTTTEVENFPGFRDGIMGPDLMEEMRKQAERFGAELRAEDVESLELSGDVKYVTANGKRYAARAVILAMGAAARYLNVPGEQELLGRGVSACATCDGFFFRDHDIVVAGGGDSAMEEATFLTKFAKSVTVVHRRDEFRASKIMLERARANEKIKWKLNTQITGVVGDGKVEGLQLKDTKDGSESTLDVSGFFVAIGHDPRSELVRGQVDLDEDGYVVTQGRTSYTSLDGVFAAGDLVDRTYRQAITASGSGCSAAIDAERWLAEHGDPDAHEAPELVGGGYGASTN from the coding sequence GTGGCTGCCGAAGACATCAGGAACCTGATCATCGTCGGATCGGGTCCTGCCGGATACACCGCAGCCGTTTACGCGGCGCGGGCGCAGCTCGAACCGCTGGTGTTCGAGGGGACGCAGTTCGGTGGCGCGCTGATGACGACGACCGAGGTCGAGAACTTCCCCGGGTTCCGCGACGGCATCATGGGTCCGGACCTGATGGAGGAGATGCGCAAGCAGGCCGAGCGCTTCGGCGCGGAGCTGCGCGCGGAGGACGTCGAGTCGCTGGAGCTGAGCGGGGACGTCAAGTACGTCACCGCGAACGGCAAGCGCTACGCCGCCCGCGCGGTCATCCTCGCGATGGGTGCCGCTGCGCGGTACCTGAACGTGCCGGGCGAGCAGGAGCTGCTCGGGCGCGGTGTCTCGGCGTGTGCGACCTGTGACGGCTTCTTCTTCCGCGACCACGACATCGTGGTCGCCGGCGGTGGCGACTCGGCGATGGAGGAGGCGACCTTCCTGACGAAGTTCGCGAAGTCCGTCACGGTCGTCCACCGGCGCGACGAGTTCCGCGCGTCCAAGATCATGCTCGAGCGCGCCCGCGCGAACGAGAAGATCAAGTGGAAGCTGAACACGCAGATCACCGGCGTGGTCGGCGACGGCAAGGTCGAGGGCCTGCAGCTCAAGGACACCAAGGACGGTTCGGAGTCGACGCTGGACGTGTCGGGCTTCTTCGTCGCGATCGGGCACGATCCCCGCAGCGAGCTGGTGCGCGGGCAGGTCGACCTGGACGAGGACGGCTACGTCGTCACCCAGGGCCGGACGTCGTACACGAGCCTCGACGGCGTCTTCGCGGCCGGCGACCTGGTGGACCGCACCTACCGGCAGGCGATCACCGCCTCGGGTTCCGGGTGCAGCGCGGCGATCGACGCGGAACGCTGGCTGGCGGAGCACGGCGACCCGGACGCCCACGAAGCGCCCGAGCTGGTCGGCGGCGGCTACGGCGCGAGCACCAACTGA